One window of the Granulicella arctica genome contains the following:
- a CDS encoding glycosyltransferase WbsX family protein translates to MDRRGFIAGSGAVLLNGGLYTANNSAPSAEPDDVITAAYYFGNFHVDPRNEEAHGVGWTEWNLVKAATPRFPGHDQPKVPQWGYGDESRPEVFEKKIAAARQHGVDALLFDWYWYEDGPFLNGALYNGYLKAANVKDVRFALMWANHDWIDMHPAKMQSPGKIQFHGGISRKAFDTMCERVVELFQQPSYLKLNGKPYFSIYELFRFVEGIGGLKQAVEALDAFREKARAAGFPSIHINAVTWGVKLLPGEAQVTNLPQLLRELAIDSATSYVWIHHAQLAHTATTEYGDVRHKYETYRDGASADLGCMYFPNVTVGWDATPRTCQTDNFRVGGYPFTSVVVNNSPQAFEEALRSARQFALGRLPPGNRLVTLNSWNEWTEGSYLEPDTEHGSAYLEVIHSVFKSSSKRTEAGNREVAGPEAPSKYRKVGMSANVKPERIDVSQNTVFGELQLIRC, encoded by the coding sequence ATGGATCGACGTGGCTTTATCGCCGGGTCTGGCGCTGTGCTGCTCAATGGCGGCCTCTATACCGCGAACAATTCTGCCCCGTCAGCAGAGCCTGATGACGTGATCACCGCAGCCTACTACTTCGGCAATTTCCATGTAGACCCTCGAAATGAAGAGGCTCACGGAGTTGGTTGGACTGAATGGAATCTGGTCAAAGCCGCCACGCCGCGTTTTCCGGGCCACGACCAACCCAAAGTGCCGCAGTGGGGCTATGGCGACGAGTCCAGGCCAGAAGTCTTCGAGAAGAAGATCGCCGCCGCCCGGCAACATGGCGTCGACGCGCTGTTATTTGATTGGTATTGGTACGAGGACGGTCCCTTCCTCAACGGCGCCCTCTATAACGGTTACCTGAAGGCTGCGAACGTCAAGGATGTTCGCTTCGCACTGATGTGGGCGAATCATGATTGGATTGACATGCACCCTGCCAAAATGCAGAGTCCAGGGAAGATCCAGTTCCACGGCGGAATTTCTCGCAAAGCCTTCGACACTATGTGTGAACGCGTTGTTGAGTTATTTCAGCAGCCCTCGTACCTCAAGCTCAATGGCAAGCCCTACTTTTCTATCTACGAACTCTTTCGCTTCGTGGAGGGGATAGGAGGGTTGAAGCAGGCGGTTGAGGCACTTGATGCGTTCCGCGAGAAAGCACGTGCTGCAGGCTTCCCCTCCATCCATATCAATGCGGTCACATGGGGTGTGAAGCTCTTGCCCGGTGAAGCACAGGTCACGAATCTTCCTCAGTTACTGCGAGAGTTGGCTATCGACAGCGCGACTTCCTACGTGTGGATTCATCATGCACAGCTCGCGCATACTGCCACAACAGAATATGGGGATGTTCGCCACAAGTACGAGACGTACCGCGATGGAGCATCTGCGGATCTTGGGTGCATGTATTTCCCCAATGTCACGGTCGGATGGGATGCAACGCCCCGCACTTGTCAAACCGACAACTTTCGGGTCGGTGGCTATCCCTTCACATCTGTAGTCGTCAACAACTCGCCACAAGCATTCGAGGAAGCATTGCGCTCAGCAAGGCAGTTTGCCCTCGGCAGGCTGCCTCCAGGTAACCGCCTGGTCACTCTCAACTCCTGGAACGAGTGGACCGAAGGCAGTTATCTCGAACCGGATACGGAACATGGAAGCGCGTATCTAGAGGTGATCCATAGCGTATTCAAATCCTCAAGCAAGAGAACGGAAGCAGGTAATCGCGAGGTCGCTGGACCCGAAGCGCCTTCTAAGTATCGCAAAGTCGGCATGTCGGCAAACGTCAAGCCTGAGCGAATCGACGTTTCCCAAAACACCGTTTTTGGTGAACTTCAGCTAATTCGATGCTAA
- a CDS encoding TonB-dependent receptor: protein MTNLAAKLSLFVILIFGIDAIGLAQVQSTTGSIQGEVMDAGGAFVVGASVETDEIETHTLHQATTDGSGHFDFLSLQPGRYTVKISKTGFATTIQENLTLTVGRTASLKLTLQVAGTSESVIVTSAPLVDVVTASSTTTLNEQTIATTPVLGRKFEDLLTLTPGVSISQGPDGDEININGQRGIFNNISLDGGDYNNGFFGEQSGGQRAAVDITLEAVKEFQVVASGANAEFGRTGGGVVNVITKSGTNDFHGSLFEYQRLEALAAAASDGTSLTDFHREQFGGSAGGHIIRDKLFYFGAAEGIDENLQRTNLSAYNSAALGGATPCSVTNPVFRSNITEAQINANGDCQRQVLLNFYKSSFNENEGLPVDHVVHNGAFFGRVDYTISPKNQLNVSYNFDYSNNANQTFDVSTYGTSANGTEGPSHVQTLNSNLITTLNSHALNEAHFTFGHETRPRSPIDPTAVPDTGIGFSPSFRFGQPFFLGPGSSETFYHLDFKDNYSLILGKHTVKVGAEYLYSHNVQVFDGFALGRYIFGSATGFLHYASPASTGNGYGPNTVSCADGSFQSAATSCPGGSANSFGSPLFLYLQDTATQPGETVQQAGYSSIANHEPALYAQDTWQVASRLTINYGLRWEAQFFPNPVIDPSKTAYGSNLSDQRFPSTGYLPNQTKEFQPRVGFAYDAFGNGKSALRGSAGIFNARQNGLTQVGAITTNGVQQQTIGTCSNGMPVYPNDCAVPATYSPIGAGVTVFDKNYHNPRILTFNVGYDQQVAQDYVAFVDFTDSKGVYLTRFTNPNVGPTVIPAVNADTVSYAGAVPFTNLGTITNTISNAKSLYRGLTIGMRKRMSHHFQFEAQYTYSVDRDDDSNERDPFTFRYANLYNLGAEYSLADRDERHKFNAFGLGELPFGFKGNIRVQQHSAEPETDNTNGTGTGAACSFNNSLTRFVNGVDCGRNHLRKDNAFFVFDFGVARPIRFHDSKFELIPRVEVFNTFNNTNNLNPLSSPALFDFSGFLRTGVGDPRQAQLSLRFVF from the coding sequence ATGACGAACCTTGCCGCAAAGCTTTCCCTTTTTGTGATCCTGATCTTCGGGATCGACGCAATCGGCCTCGCCCAGGTGCAATCCACCACCGGCAGCATTCAAGGTGAGGTTATGGACGCAGGCGGAGCTTTCGTAGTGGGCGCTTCGGTCGAAACCGATGAGATCGAAACCCATACCCTTCACCAGGCCACGACTGATGGTTCAGGCCACTTCGACTTCCTCTCACTCCAACCCGGACGCTACACCGTCAAGATTTCGAAGACCGGCTTCGCCACCACCATCCAGGAGAATCTCACCCTCACGGTAGGCCGCACCGCCTCGCTCAAGCTGACCCTCCAGGTCGCCGGCACCTCCGAGTCGGTCATCGTTACCTCTGCCCCGCTCGTCGACGTGGTCACCGCCTCCTCTACCACTACGCTTAATGAGCAGACCATCGCGACGACGCCGGTCCTCGGACGCAAGTTTGAAGACCTGCTCACGCTCACGCCCGGCGTCAGCATCTCGCAGGGACCGGACGGCGATGAGATCAACATCAACGGCCAGCGCGGCATCTTTAACAACATCTCGCTTGATGGCGGAGACTATAACAACGGCTTCTTCGGAGAACAATCCGGCGGCCAGCGTGCCGCAGTCGACATTACCCTCGAAGCGGTCAAGGAGTTCCAGGTCGTCGCCAGCGGTGCCAATGCAGAATTCGGCAGGACTGGTGGCGGCGTCGTCAATGTCATTACCAAGTCAGGCACTAACGATTTTCACGGCAGCCTCTTCGAATATCAGCGGCTTGAGGCACTCGCCGCCGCAGCCTCCGACGGCACCTCGCTCACCGACTTCCATCGTGAGCAGTTTGGAGGCAGCGCTGGCGGCCATATCATCCGCGACAAGCTCTTTTATTTCGGAGCCGCTGAAGGCATCGATGAAAACCTGCAGCGCACCAACCTCAGCGCTTACAACAGCGCAGCTCTAGGCGGAGCTACCCCGTGCTCGGTAACTAACCCAGTATTCCGCTCGAATATCACCGAGGCGCAGATCAACGCCAACGGGGACTGTCAGCGCCAGGTGCTCCTCAACTTCTATAAGAGCAGCTTCAACGAGAATGAGGGCTTGCCCGTAGACCACGTCGTGCACAATGGAGCCTTCTTCGGCCGTGTGGACTACACCATCAGTCCGAAGAATCAGCTTAACGTCTCCTATAACTTCGACTACTCTAACAACGCAAATCAGACCTTCGACGTCTCCACCTACGGCACCTCGGCCAACGGGACAGAAGGGCCCTCGCATGTCCAGACGCTGAACTCAAACCTCATCACTACCCTCAACTCACACGCGCTCAACGAGGCGCACTTCACCTTTGGACACGAGACCCGGCCTCGCTCGCCGATTGATCCGACCGCCGTTCCGGATACCGGTATCGGCTTCTCGCCATCCTTCCGCTTCGGTCAGCCATTCTTCCTCGGACCTGGGTCGAGCGAGACGTTCTATCACCTGGACTTCAAGGATAACTACTCGCTCATCCTCGGCAAACACACCGTCAAGGTCGGCGCGGAGTACCTTTACAGCCACAACGTTCAGGTTTTCGACGGCTTCGCCTTGGGCCGCTATATTTTCGGCAGCGCTACTGGCTTCCTCCACTATGCCTCACCCGCCAGCACCGGCAACGGCTATGGACCGAATACGGTATCCTGCGCCGATGGCAGCTTCCAGTCGGCGGCTACCTCGTGCCCGGGCGGCTCGGCTAATTCGTTCGGCAGCCCGCTCTTCCTCTACCTCCAGGACACTGCTACCCAGCCCGGCGAGACTGTTCAGCAGGCAGGCTACTCCAGCATCGCCAATCATGAACCAGCCTTGTACGCGCAGGATACCTGGCAGGTCGCCTCGCGACTCACCATCAACTACGGTCTTCGCTGGGAGGCACAGTTCTTTCCCAACCCAGTCATCGACCCCTCGAAAACCGCCTATGGCTCGAATCTCTCAGATCAACGCTTTCCCTCCACCGGCTACCTGCCTAATCAGACAAAGGAGTTTCAGCCCCGTGTCGGGTTTGCATATGACGCCTTCGGCAACGGAAAATCAGCCTTGCGTGGGAGCGCCGGCATCTTCAACGCGCGGCAGAACGGCCTGACCCAGGTCGGTGCCATCACTACCAACGGCGTGCAGCAGCAGACGATCGGCACCTGCTCGAACGGCATGCCCGTTTATCCGAACGATTGCGCCGTTCCGGCTACCTACTCGCCCATCGGCGCAGGCGTCACCGTCTTCGACAAGAACTACCACAACCCCCGAATCCTCACCTTCAACGTCGGATACGACCAGCAGGTCGCCCAGGACTATGTCGCCTTCGTTGATTTCACCGATTCGAAGGGCGTCTATCTCACGCGCTTCACGAACCCCAACGTCGGACCGACCGTCATCCCGGCAGTCAACGCCGATACGGTTTCGTACGCCGGAGCTGTGCCGTTTACGAATCTTGGAACCATCACCAACACCATCAGCAACGCCAAGTCGCTCTACCGTGGCCTCACCATCGGCATGCGAAAGCGCATGTCTCACCACTTCCAGTTCGAAGCGCAGTACACCTACTCGGTCGACCGCGATGATGACTCGAACGAGCGCGATCCCTTCACCTTCCGCTATGCCAACCTCTACAACCTCGGCGCGGAGTACTCCCTCGCGGATCGCGATGAGCGACACAAGTTTAACGCCTTCGGACTCGGCGAGCTGCCCTTCGGCTTCAAAGGCAACATCCGCGTTCAGCAGCACTCCGCCGAACCCGAAACCGACAACACAAATGGCACGGGCACCGGCGCGGCGTGTAGCTTCAATAACTCACTGACACGCTTCGTAAATGGCGTTGATTGCGGCCGCAACCACCTCCGCAAGGACAACGCCTTCTTCGTCTTCGACTTCGGCGTTGCCCGCCCCATCCGATTCCATGACAGCAAGTTTGAACTTATTCCCCGGGTTGAAGTCTTCAATACCTTCAACAACACGAACAATCTGAACCCGCTCAGTTCCCCGGCTCTCTTCGATTTCAGCGGCTTCCTTCGCACTGGTGTCGGCGATCCACGGCAGGCCCAACTCTCCCTCCGTTTCGTCTTCTAA
- a CDS encoding 3-keto-disaccharide hydrolase, which yields MSIRATLLVVSLLAGSISLAAQAPNTLTKQEVAAGWHLLWDGKTSAGWESERSGPFPGSGWELKDGLLSVTDTGGAEGGAAGDIITTTKYASFELSVDFRTTVGANSGILYLVDLNLKKGMGSPVGFEYQILDDAVHSDAKRGKDGDRTVASLYDMIPARSDKPIKPVGEWNTARIVLRGTHGEHWLNGQKVLEFDRNSPEFKQIVAGSKFSVYPNFGEMPETAIVLQDHGFPVSFRNIKIRVLRPSPR from the coding sequence ATGTCGATTCGCGCTACGCTCCTCGTCGTCTCCTTACTTGCCGGTTCTATTTCGCTCGCGGCACAGGCGCCTAATACGCTTACAAAGCAGGAGGTGGCTGCTGGTTGGCATCTCCTCTGGGATGGCAAGACCAGCGCAGGCTGGGAGAGTGAGCGTAGTGGTCCGTTTCCGGGATCGGGATGGGAACTTAAGGATGGGCTGCTCAGCGTCACCGACACTGGCGGTGCGGAGGGCGGCGCAGCGGGCGATATCATTACGACAACGAAGTACGCAAGCTTTGAACTCTCCGTCGACTTCCGCACGACGGTCGGAGCGAACAGCGGGATTCTGTACCTGGTCGACCTGAACCTGAAGAAAGGGATGGGCTCGCCAGTTGGCTTTGAGTACCAGATTCTCGATGATGCTGTGCATTCCGATGCCAAGCGCGGCAAGGATGGTGACCGCACCGTCGCTTCACTTTATGACATGATTCCAGCCCGCAGCGATAAGCCGATCAAGCCGGTGGGTGAGTGGAACACGGCGCGGATCGTGCTTCGCGGAACGCACGGAGAGCATTGGCTGAATGGCCAGAAGGTGCTGGAGTTCGACAGGAACAGTCCTGAGTTCAAACAAATTGTTGCTGGCAGCAAATTCAGCGTCTATCCCAACTTCGGCGAGATGCCGGAGACGGCGATCGTTCTGCAGGATCATGGGTTTCCGGTCTCGTTCCGAAACATCAAAATCCGAGTACTGCGACCGTCGCCACGATAA
- a CDS encoding DsbA family protein, giving the protein MSMLKVPVTDDDHSLGDAKAKITLVEYGDYQCPDAGMAYPMVKKLQKHYGKEMRFVFRNFPLADIHEMAEPAAQLAEFAAAQGKFWQMHDALFAHQRRLRPSMLVKLTEQLGLDGNDAASAIEDHEFAKRIATDVDGGKRSGVHGTPTFFINGNLYEGEWKYEELMAAIEAA; this is encoded by the coding sequence ATGTCAATGCTAAAGGTTCCGGTAACGGACGATGATCACAGCTTAGGCGATGCGAAAGCTAAAATCACACTCGTCGAATATGGAGATTATCAGTGTCCCGATGCCGGAATGGCCTACCCGATGGTGAAGAAGCTTCAAAAGCATTACGGCAAGGAGATGCGATTCGTCTTCCGAAACTTTCCGCTGGCGGACATTCACGAGATGGCAGAACCGGCAGCCCAACTGGCCGAGTTTGCAGCCGCACAAGGCAAGTTCTGGCAGATGCACGACGCGCTCTTCGCCCATCAGAGACGCCTCAGACCTTCCATGCTGGTGAAATTAACCGAGCAGCTCGGACTGGACGGCAACGATGCCGCCTCGGCGATCGAAGATCACGAGTTTGCCAAGCGAATCGCCACCGATGTAGACGGCGGCAAACGATCTGGGGTACACGGTACTCCCACTTTCTTCATCAACGGAAACCTCTACGAAGGCGAATGGAAGTACGAAGAACTGATGGCAGCGATCGAAGCGGCTTAG
- a CDS encoding tyrosine-type recombinase/integrase: MRLPRYPRYATRDQVDGALICTDRELIGARWSEIDPDAARWNIPADRMTMRSPHVVPLARQNLEVLDMLRELTGGNIWLFPGDRNAVKPMSNNTILKGLERIEYKGKMTGHGFRGLTSTILYERRYSHEHIELRLAMPRETQ, from the coding sequence TTGAGGTTACCCCGGTACCCACGTTACGCGACTCGCGATCAAGTTGATGGCGCTCTCATTTGTACGGACAGAGAACTTATCGGCGCCCGCTGGTCGGAAATCGATCCCGACGCAGCAAGATGGAATATTCCGGCGGACCGCATGACAATGAGGTCGCCGCACGTTGTGCCTCTTGCGAGACAAAATCTGGAAGTTCTCGATATGCTGCGGGAGCTTACTGGTGGAAATATATGGCTGTTTCCGGGTGACCGAAATGCCGTGAAGCCAATGAGCAACAACACGATCCTCAAGGGACTTGAACGAATAGAATACAAGGGTAAGATGACAGGCCACGGCTTTCGCGGGCTCACCTCAACCATCCTCTACGAACGCCGCTACAGTCATGAGCACATCGAACTGCGGTTGGCCATGCCCCGCGAAACGCAGTAA
- a CDS encoding ABC transporter permease, whose product MPKLLNPKSSFDRTLASARTTMVFSEVVQLAIDSFRASKVRFLLTMIGMVIGSASIILVTTLGLTGKQYALDLISSIGTNMVEMQYSGGSVVGADNVSTPDYMTREDLTNVVEQVPGVVASSPMLEQHEDISVGGGITKETMFLGVSPQYKDIRNLAITAGRFFDDQDASGHAKVAVIVEPFARLLFGSDSAAIDQTISVRGIPLTIVGVFKMRIDTFGQSEVSDQTILIPYTVARYFTGTDTVKEIFFSVSDSKMVVPDSKKILAVIKGNHRPNSVYNAFVMTDVLNKMAQIADMLTIVLTLGAFVTLIVSGVGIMNSMLANVSSRIREIGIRKAMGATSREIRMQFLTEAVFLSLAGGIVGTLLGLALPFSVRFLTPFTIPINPWSAVIALATSVVVGVIFGTLPANRAARLDPVETLKYE is encoded by the coding sequence ATGCCGAAGCTTCTCAACCCCAAGAGCTCGTTTGACCGCACCCTCGCGAGCGCCCGCACCACCATGGTCTTCAGCGAGGTAGTCCAACTCGCCATCGATAGCTTCCGCGCCAGTAAGGTCCGCTTCCTGCTCACCATGATTGGCATGGTCATCGGTTCGGCCTCAATCATCCTCGTCACGACGCTCGGCCTTACAGGCAAGCAGTACGCGCTCGACCTTATCTCCTCCATCGGTACCAATATGGTCGAGATGCAGTACTCCGGCGGCAGCGTTGTCGGTGCCGATAACGTCAGCACTCCGGACTATATGACCCGCGAAGACCTCACCAACGTCGTCGAGCAGGTTCCCGGCGTCGTCGCCTCCTCGCCCATGCTCGAGCAGCACGAGGACATCAGCGTCGGCGGCGGCATCACCAAGGAGACGATGTTCCTCGGCGTCTCTCCCCAATACAAAGACATTCGCAACCTCGCCATCACCGCCGGCCGCTTCTTCGACGATCAGGATGCCAGCGGCCACGCCAAGGTCGCCGTCATCGTCGAGCCCTTTGCCCGCCTCCTCTTCGGCAGCGACTCCGCCGCCATTGACCAGACTATCTCCGTCCGCGGCATCCCCCTTACGATCGTCGGCGTCTTCAAGATGCGCATCGATACCTTCGGTCAGTCCGAGGTCTCGGATCAGACCATCCTCATTCCTTACACCGTCGCGCGTTACTTCACCGGAACCGACACTGTTAAAGAGATTTTCTTCTCCGTCAGCGACTCGAAGATGGTTGTTCCTGACTCCAAGAAGATTCTCGCGGTCATCAAGGGTAATCACCGCCCCAACTCCGTCTACAACGCCTTCGTCATGACGGATGTACTGAACAAGATGGCTCAGATCGCCGACATGCTCACGATCGTCCTTACGCTTGGCGCCTTTGTCACCTTGATTGTTTCAGGCGTCGGCATCATGAACTCCATGCTCGCAAACGTCTCCTCCCGTATCCGCGAGATTGGCATCCGCAAGGCCATGGGCGCGACCAGCCGGGAGATCCGTATGCAGTTCCTCACCGAAGCTGTCTTCCTTTCGCTTGCTGGCGGCATTGTCGGCACTCTCCTTGGCCTAGCGCTGCCATTTTCGGTTCGCTTTCTGACGCCCTTCACGATTCCGATCAATCCCTGGTCCGCCGTCATCGCGCTCGCGACCTCCGTCGTCGTAGGCGTCATCTTCGGGACCCTCCCGGCCAATCGTGCCGCCCGCCTCGATCCCGTAGAAACGCTGAAGTACGAGTAG
- a CDS encoding FG-GAP repeat domain-containing protein, whose translation MSRVSRSRSSWSSDDSSFCLLKSGSITLTGATIAAGATCTVKTNVLSAVAGTYTNTTGQIASNGTYTGAGASATLTVVALNTALTVAPASPINAGTVVTLSAAVSSSGAVNAGLVSFYDTSTSPATLLGSAELSAGVAIIKLVPGAGTHTIIAKFQGTNPLPAQTSPSTTLVVTSVGNYRTIQSLSAVSTNTGFNFTDVATFYGQSVPTGSIQFADGTTNTILGTVTPAPLTQTLATPTSFASGAAGSGALFSVTGDFNKDGFPDVAVANLVEGTVGILLGKGDGTFKPQVTYQAGSQPYQVAIADFNHDHNPDLVVTNLFTNTVSVLLGKGDGTFAAPVSYATGTEPYSVTVTDLNSDGLQDLVVTNLGDKTIGVLLGNGDGTFARQTTTAVGKDADYTVAADFNGDGVMDLIVLNGGDKNAGLLLGKNDGTFQAETTFATGSTPFSATVADFNNDGLPDVAIANLGDSTVSILLNAGSGTFKPQVTYATGTEPTSIVALGLDGTGQPGLAIANYTGNTISLLLGNGNGTFQPQVAFPTASAPYQISFADFNGDGKQDLSVTTFTGNTVNIQLGTQTAIVSLNNVFLFGPKGFHNPTATYVVGSGDAYEKSETGVTVQN comes from the coding sequence GTGAGTCGTGTCTCGAGATCCCGTAGCTCCTGGAGTTCTGATGATTCGTCTTTCTGCCTTCTCAAGTCTGGTTCGATCACCCTCACCGGAGCGACGATCGCCGCAGGAGCAACCTGCACCGTAAAAACGAATGTATTGAGTGCTGTCGCTGGCACCTACACCAACACCACCGGCCAAATAGCCTCGAACGGCACCTACACCGGCGCCGGCGCCTCGGCCACACTTACGGTCGTCGCTCTCAACACAGCTCTCACGGTTGCACCAGCATCGCCAATCAATGCGGGCACCGTCGTGACGCTGAGTGCTGCCGTCTCCTCGTCTGGCGCGGTGAACGCAGGCCTCGTCTCCTTCTATGACACCTCCACCTCGCCCGCAACGCTTCTCGGCAGTGCCGAGCTGAGCGCAGGTGTAGCCATCATCAAGCTGGTTCCCGGTGCAGGTACCCACACCATCATCGCGAAGTTCCAAGGCACCAATCCCTTGCCTGCCCAGACCTCTCCCTCAACCACGCTCGTCGTCACTTCAGTAGGGAACTACCGAACCATCCAATCGCTTTCGGCAGTCTCTACTAACACCGGCTTCAACTTCACCGATGTCGCGACCTTCTATGGCCAGTCGGTCCCAACCGGCTCGATTCAGTTCGCCGACGGCACCACCAACACTATTCTTGGAACGGTCACACCTGCTCCACTCACCCAGACCCTCGCTACTCCCACCTCGTTCGCCTCGGGCGCAGCGGGCAGCGGAGCGCTCTTCTCGGTTACAGGCGACTTCAACAAGGATGGCTTCCCGGACGTCGCCGTCGCGAACCTCGTCGAAGGCACGGTCGGCATCCTGCTTGGCAAGGGTGACGGCACCTTCAAGCCACAGGTCACCTACCAGGCCGGCAGCCAGCCCTACCAGGTGGCCATCGCCGACTTCAATCACGACCATAACCCGGACCTTGTCGTCACCAACCTCTTTACAAATACCGTCAGCGTTCTGCTCGGCAAAGGTGATGGCACCTTCGCTGCTCCTGTCTCGTACGCCACAGGGACAGAACCTTATTCTGTAACCGTAACCGACCTTAATAGCGACGGGCTTCAGGATCTGGTTGTCACCAACCTCGGCGATAAGACCATCGGCGTGCTCCTTGGCAACGGCGACGGTACCTTCGCCAGGCAGACCACCACTGCTGTAGGGAAGGATGCCGACTACACCGTTGCAGCTGACTTCAACGGCGATGGCGTTATGGACCTCATCGTCCTGAATGGCGGCGACAAAAACGCCGGGCTTCTACTCGGCAAGAACGATGGAACCTTCCAGGCAGAAACTACCTTCGCCACCGGCAGCACGCCGTTCTCTGCCACCGTCGCAGACTTCAACAACGATGGTCTACCCGACGTTGCCATCGCCAATCTCGGGGATAGCACGGTCAGCATCCTGCTCAACGCTGGCAGCGGCACCTTCAAGCCGCAGGTCACCTATGCCACGGGAACCGAACCAACCTCGATCGTCGCATTGGGTCTCGACGGCACCGGCCAGCCCGGCCTTGCCATCGCCAACTATACCGGTAACACCATCAGCCTTCTGCTGGGGAACGGCAACGGCACGTTCCAGCCGCAGGTCGCCTTCCCGACCGCAAGCGCTCCCTACCAGATCTCCTTCGCCGACTTCAATGGCGATGGCAAGCAGGATCTCTCCGTTACGACCTTCACCGGCAACACCGTGAATATCCAACTCGGAACGCAGACTGCGATTGTCTCTCTCAACAACGTCTTCCTGTTCGGACCTAAAGGGTTCCATAACCCTACCGCAACCTACGTCGTCGGAAGCGGGGATGCCTATGAGAAATCGGAAACCGGAGTTACCGTACAGAACTAA
- a CDS encoding RNA polymerase sigma factor: MTEDVKVVKDWARNAEMFGSVYREYAPRLRAFLRQIVGSFQAAEDLTQEVFTQLWRHPDGFDPARGSVGAYLFGIGRHRAAEWWRRTKSESPVQEEILMSCDLEQGSMVSDALQHLPEEQRTLIWLREVEGHSYAELAVMLDIPIGTVRSRLFMARQALRTIWLGAAKGELHEVR, from the coding sequence ATGACTGAAGACGTTAAGGTCGTAAAAGATTGGGCACGTAATGCCGAGATGTTCGGATCTGTGTACCGCGAATACGCGCCACGCCTGCGCGCCTTCCTTCGGCAGATCGTTGGCTCTTTCCAAGCTGCTGAGGATTTGACGCAGGAGGTTTTTACACAGCTATGGAGGCATCCGGATGGCTTTGATCCTGCACGTGGAAGTGTAGGGGCCTATCTCTTCGGTATTGGAAGACATCGAGCAGCAGAATGGTGGCGACGTACCAAATCCGAGTCGCCTGTACAGGAAGAGATCTTGATGAGTTGTGATCTGGAGCAGGGTTCAATGGTCTCGGACGCTCTGCAACATTTGCCTGAAGAACAACGGACGTTGATATGGTTACGCGAAGTCGAGGGGCATTCTTACGCCGAGCTTGCCGTCATGCTGGACATTCCGATAGGGACCGTTCGGTCGAGACTCTTTATGGCGCGGCAGGCGCTGCGGACTATCTGGCTCGGCGCAGCCAAAGGAGAACTACATGAGGTGCGATGA
- a CDS encoding 3-keto-disaccharide hydrolase — MSIRAVFLVATVLFAGLPALAQAPNTLTQKEAAGGWRLLWDGKTPAGWRSSKDVSFPTVGWELKDGLLNVTDTSGEEGSSAVDIITTDAFTNFELSVDFRITTGANSGIKYFVDPAANGGKNATIGFEYQILDDAVHPDAKKGKDGDRTQASLYDMIAPAKGKPERPIGAWNTARIVVRGAHGEHWLNGVKVVEYERFTPQFRQLVADSKYHVYPGFGEARSGHILLQDHGFPVSFRNIKIRELPATPSK, encoded by the coding sequence ATGTCGATTCGTGCCGTGTTTCTTGTAGCTACAGTTCTATTTGCTGGCCTTCCTGCGCTTGCTCAGGCTCCTAATACGCTTACTCAGAAGGAGGCGGCTGGTGGTTGGAGACTGCTTTGGGATGGAAAGACTCCTGCTGGTTGGCGGAGTAGTAAGGACGTGAGCTTTCCGACGGTTGGGTGGGAGCTTAAGGATGGTCTGCTGAATGTGACCGACACCAGCGGCGAGGAGGGTAGCAGCGCTGTCGACATCATTACGACGGATGCGTTTACCAACTTTGAGCTTTCGGTAGATTTTCGGATCACTACGGGGGCGAATAGCGGGATCAAGTACTTTGTCGACCCAGCTGCGAATGGGGGCAAGAACGCGACGATCGGGTTTGAGTACCAGATCCTCGATGACGCTGTGCATCCTGACGCGAAGAAGGGCAAGGATGGGGATCGGACGCAAGCGTCACTCTACGACATGATTGCGCCTGCGAAGGGGAAGCCTGAGCGGCCGATTGGGGCGTGGAATACGGCGCGGATCGTGGTTCGCGGCGCGCATGGCGAGCACTGGCTGAATGGAGTTAAGGTCGTCGAGTATGAGCGATTTACGCCGCAGTTTCGGCAGCTCGTTGCGGACAGCAAGTATCACGTCTATCCGGGATTCGGCGAGGCTAGGTCGGGCCATATCCTGCTGCAGGATCATGGATTTCCAGTGTCGTTCCGGAATATCAAGATTCGGGAGTTGCCGGCAACTCCCTCCAAGTAG